One window from the genome of Spiractinospora alimapuensis encodes:
- a CDS encoding NAD(P)H-dependent glycerol-3-phosphate dehydrogenase — protein sequence MESKVAVLGLGSWGTAFANVVADAGVSEVVAWGRRAEVVDALNTRHENPDYFPGVALNPTLRATTDAAEALAGAGVVVLAVPSQSLRGNLRAWRPLFGAETVFVSLMKGIERGSRQRMSQVVREELNLPSSRVAVVSGPNLAAEIVDRQPATTLVACADEDVAVRLQHLCKAPYFRPYTHTDVVGAELGGAVKNVIALAVGVAVGMGLGDNAKAALITRGLAETVRLAVAMGADEHTLSGLAGLGDLVATCNSPLSRNRTFGELLGGGLTLSEATAETRQTVEGVKSAESILAMAREHDVEMPITDTMVAMMVHGLPPAQALTQFMARTAKPERYGV from the coding sequence GTGGAATCGAAGGTAGCGGTACTGGGACTGGGCTCCTGGGGAACCGCGTTCGCCAACGTCGTCGCCGACGCCGGAGTGAGTGAGGTCGTGGCGTGGGGGCGACGCGCGGAGGTCGTCGACGCCCTCAACACCCGCCACGAGAACCCGGACTACTTCCCCGGAGTGGCACTCAACCCCACGTTGCGCGCGACCACCGACGCCGCCGAGGCGCTGGCAGGGGCCGGGGTCGTCGTCCTCGCGGTTCCCTCGCAGTCCCTGCGCGGCAACCTCCGGGCGTGGCGGCCGCTCTTCGGCGCCGAGACCGTCTTCGTGAGCCTCATGAAGGGCATCGAGCGGGGATCCCGGCAGCGGATGAGCCAGGTCGTCCGTGAGGAACTGAACCTGCCCTCATCTCGGGTGGCCGTGGTCTCGGGACCGAACCTGGCCGCCGAGATTGTGGATCGCCAACCCGCGACCACCCTCGTGGCCTGCGCGGACGAGGACGTCGCGGTGCGGCTGCAGCACCTGTGCAAGGCGCCGTACTTCCGGCCCTACACCCACACCGACGTCGTCGGCGCGGAGCTCGGCGGCGCGGTGAAGAACGTCATCGCGTTGGCCGTGGGCGTCGCCGTCGGCATGGGGCTGGGGGACAACGCCAAGGCCGCACTCATCACCCGAGGTCTCGCCGAGACGGTGCGCCTCGCGGTGGCGATGGGCGCCGACGAGCACACGCTCTCCGGGCTCGCGGGGTTGGGCGACCTGGTGGCCACCTGTAACTCGCCCCTGTCCCGCAACCGGACATTCGGTGAGTTGCTCGGCGGCGGACTCACCCTTTCCGAGGCCACAGCCGAGACCCGACAGACCGTGGAGGGCGTGAAGTCCGCGGAGTCGATCCTGGCGATGGCGCGGGAGCACGACGTGGAGATGCCCATCACCGACACCATGGTCGCCATGATGGTGCACGGACTGCCACCCGCGCAGGCGCTGACCCAGTTCATGGCGCGCACCGCGAAGCCCGAACGCTACGGAGTGTGA